From the Solibacillus sp. FSL R5-0449 genome, one window contains:
- a CDS encoding DAK2 domain-containing protein: protein MKSLDGIKFAEMVQMGAHHLYQNAAYVDSLNVFPVPDGDTGTNMNLSMTSGADETEANVSAHIGKTAQALSKGLLMGARGNSGVILSQLFRGFGKAIEKEAEIDAKGLANAFQAGVDTAYKAVMKPVEGTILTVAREAAAKGVEVAETEEDMIVLMEAFIEEAKQSLNRTPDLLPVLKEVGVVDSGGQGLLFVYEGFLASMKGEPLPEKNESSLDDLINAEHHRVQDFMDTSDIEFGYCTEIMVRFEEDKSPFDEEQFRQELNPMGDSLLVISDDEIAKVHIHSETPGAVLAAGQKYGSLIKIKVDNMREQHSAIVNDTPQAPAKQQKAKVPYAIVTIAMGEGVSNLLRSIGASYVIEGGQTMNPSTEDIVKAVKEIGAERVLILPNNKNIIMAAEQAAELLEIEAAVVPTKTIPQGMAAILAFNPAESVETNKANMTQGFEHVKTGQVTFAVRDTSIDGVEIRKDDYMALAEGKIILSTPEMMDAAKKVLDGLMDEDSEIITIIYGEDATEEQADELQNFIEENYPDAEVEIVEGKQSLYPFILSVE from the coding sequence ATGAAGTCTTTAGACGGAATTAAATTTGCTGAAATGGTACAAATGGGTGCACATCACCTATACCAAAATGCAGCTTATGTAGATTCGCTAAATGTATTCCCTGTGCCGGATGGTGATACGGGGACAAATATGAATTTATCAATGACATCTGGTGCAGATGAAACAGAAGCCAATGTAAGTGCACATATCGGTAAAACAGCTCAGGCGTTATCAAAAGGCTTACTAATGGGTGCACGCGGAAATTCAGGTGTAATTTTATCACAGTTATTCCGCGGGTTCGGTAAAGCGATTGAAAAAGAAGCTGAAATCGATGCGAAAGGCTTAGCGAATGCATTCCAGGCTGGTGTAGATACTGCCTATAAAGCCGTTATGAAACCAGTGGAAGGGACAATCCTAACGGTTGCTCGTGAAGCCGCAGCAAAAGGTGTGGAAGTTGCTGAAACAGAAGAAGATATGATCGTTCTTATGGAAGCATTCATCGAGGAAGCAAAACAATCATTAAACCGTACGCCGGATCTTTTACCTGTATTAAAAGAAGTGGGTGTTGTTGATAGCGGCGGCCAAGGATTGCTGTTCGTATACGAAGGATTCCTTGCTTCTATGAAAGGCGAGCCACTACCGGAAAAAAATGAATCTTCACTGGATGATTTAATTAATGCAGAACATCACCGTGTACAAGACTTCATGGACACATCTGACATTGAATTTGGTTACTGTACCGAAATCATGGTGCGCTTCGAGGAAGATAAATCACCATTTGACGAAGAGCAGTTCCGCCAAGAACTGAATCCGATGGGTGACTCATTATTAGTTATCTCGGACGATGAAATTGCAAAAGTACATATACACTCGGAAACTCCAGGTGCCGTACTTGCAGCGGGTCAAAAATATGGTAGCTTAATTAAAATTAAAGTAGACAATATGCGTGAACAGCATTCTGCGATTGTTAACGATACACCACAAGCACCTGCAAAACAGCAAAAAGCAAAAGTGCCTTATGCGATTGTAACGATTGCAATGGGTGAAGGTGTATCCAATCTGCTACGCTCAATCGGTGCTTCTTATGTAATTGAAGGCGGACAGACGATGAACCCTTCTACAGAAGATATCGTAAAAGCGGTTAAAGAAATTGGTGCAGAGCGAGTACTGATTTTACCGAACAATAAAAATATCATTATGGCTGCAGAGCAAGCGGCTGAACTTCTGGAAATTGAAGCAGCGGTTGTGCCGACAAAAACGATCCCTCAAGGAATGGCAGCTATTTTAGCATTCAATCCTGCTGAATCGGTTGAAACGAATAAAGCAAACATGACACAAGGCTTTGAACATGTGAAGACTGGTCAAGTAACATTTGCAGTACGTGATACATCGATCGACGGTGTTGAAATTCGCAAAGATGATTATATGGCATTGGCTGAAGGTAAAATTATTTTATCGACTCCTGAAATGATGGATGCAGCGAAAAAAGTGCTTGATGGGTTAATGGATGAAGATTCAGAAATCATCACAATCATTTATGGTGAAGATGCGACAGAAGAACAAGCCGATGAATTACAAAACTTTATCGAAGAAAATTACCCGGATGCTGAAGTGGAAATTGTTGAAGGTAAGCAATCCCTGTATCCGTTCATTTTATCTGTAGAATAA
- a CDS encoding thiamine diphosphokinase — protein sequence MIVAICSGGPVHEVAFSLTPDLWIGVDRGALYLVDKGIRPHSIVGDFDSITAEEFARISEAVDHVEQFQAEKDETDTDLALLKALTYEPQEVYLTGVTGGRLDHYEASLRSVFLMQQQYPKITFKIMNSHNIIQFLLPGTHMLTEDHHTYVSFFAYGKTLQNVTLRGVKYETTDEVIEQGTTRFTSNEIIGTGSISFEEGICLMIKSKD from the coding sequence ATGATTGTTGCAATCTGCTCAGGCGGCCCCGTACATGAGGTCGCCTTTTCTTTAACACCTGATTTATGGATTGGAGTCGACCGGGGTGCATTGTATTTAGTGGACAAAGGGATACGGCCACATAGCATTGTCGGCGATTTTGATTCTATTACAGCGGAGGAATTTGCGCGGATTTCCGAAGCAGTAGACCATGTGGAACAGTTTCAGGCTGAAAAAGACGAGACGGATACAGACCTAGCCTTGCTGAAGGCACTTACATATGAACCGCAGGAAGTCTATTTGACCGGTGTTACAGGCGGACGCTTAGATCATTACGAAGCTTCGTTAAGGTCTGTTTTCCTTATGCAGCAGCAGTATCCTAAAATTACTTTTAAAATCATGAATTCTCATAATATCATTCAATTTTTACTGCCGGGTACACATATGCTGACAGAAGATCATCATACCTATGTTTCGTTTTTTGCCTATGGAAAGACGCTTCAGAACGTAACATTGCGAGGGGTTAAATATGAAACGACAGATGAAGTGATTGAGCAGGGAACAACGCGTTTCACAAGCAATGAAATAATAGGTACAGGGTCTATTTCATTTGAGGAAGGCATATGTTTAATGATAAAGAGTAAAGATTAA
- the rpmB gene encoding 50S ribosomal protein L28 → MPKQCVITGRKARTGNNRSHAMNANKRTWGANLQKVRILVDGKPKRVWVSARALKSGKIERV, encoded by the coding sequence ATGCCAAAACAATGCGTAATTACTGGCCGTAAAGCTCGTACAGGCAACAACCGTTCACACGCTATGAACGCTAACAAACGTACTTGGGGTGCTAACCTTCAAAAAGTTCGTATCTTAGTTGACGGTAAGCCAAAACGTGTATGGGTTTCTGCTCGTGCTTTAAAATCAGGTAAAATCGAGCGCGTATAA
- a CDS encoding Asp23/Gls24 family envelope stress response protein, with amino-acid sequence MSVELNNEFGHIDISNDVIAQIAGGAAIECYGIVGMASKHQIRDGLTDILRKENFAKGVLIRQEGDDLHIDMYIIVSYGTKISEIAYQVQSKVKYTVNKTLGMSVKSVNIFVQGVRVANV; translated from the coding sequence ATGTCAGTAGAATTAAATAACGAATTCGGTCATATTGATATATCCAATGATGTTATTGCTCAAATTGCTGGTGGAGCAGCGATTGAATGCTATGGCATTGTAGGCATGGCATCAAAACATCAAATTCGTGATGGTTTAACAGATATTTTACGAAAAGAGAATTTCGCAAAAGGTGTGCTCATTCGCCAAGAAGGTGATGACTTACATATTGATATGTACATTATTGTAAGCTATGGTACGAAAATTTCTGAAATCGCTTATCAAGTACAATCCAAAGTAAAATATACAGTAAATAAAACATTAGGTATGAGCGTTAAATCAGTTAATATTTTTGTTCAAGGCGTTCGTGTTGCGAATGTGTAA
- the recG gene encoding ATP-dependent DNA helicase RecG, which yields MIHEPVSQLKGIGKETAENLMKIGIETIHDLIWTFPYRHEDFRLKDLTETPHNERVTIEARVESEPTVLFLGKNKSRLQFTALAGRHLIKVVFFNQNYLRQKISTGGIITVTGKWDRGRQVIVGSSVTFGPKTEQVDFEPVYSLKGNIQQKRFRKYMRQALDTVKDQLPETLPHYLRENYQLVNIQEALEGVHFPQSADHAKQARRRFVYEELLQFQLRIQALRKANKENEKGISVRFDLEKLKEFIATLPYELTGAQKRVVNEICKDLLLPQRMNRLLQGDVGSGKTVVAAIGLYAAVTAGYQGALMAPTEILAEQHAENLHMWFDPIGVKIALLSGSTKTKARRELLAQLVAGEIDILIGTHALIQPDVEFKKLGFVITDEQHRFGVEQRRVLREKGENPDVLFMTATPIPRTLAITAFGEMDVSIIDELPAGRKEIETHWLKKEQLNSVLMRMTQELEAGRQAYVIAPLIEESDKLDVQNAVEAYEQLKAYFGNRFEIGLMHGRLHSDEKDAVMRAFSDGEIHVLVSTTVVEVGVNVPNATFMTIYDAERFGLAQLHQLRGRVGRGEHQSYCVLIADPKTDEGKERMMSMTETNDGFRLAEKDLELRGSGDFFGKRQSGLPEFKLADLVHDYRALETARQDAEKMLYDEAFWQDPEYEFLREDLTASGVLQGERID from the coding sequence ATGATTCATGAGCCAGTTTCACAATTAAAGGGAATCGGAAAAGAAACAGCCGAAAATTTAATGAAAATTGGCATCGAGACAATCCATGACTTGATTTGGACATTTCCATACCGCCATGAAGATTTTCGATTAAAAGATTTGACTGAAACACCGCATAATGAGCGTGTGACGATTGAAGCACGTGTCGAAAGTGAACCGACCGTATTGTTTTTAGGGAAAAACAAGTCACGACTGCAATTTACGGCTCTTGCAGGAAGACATTTAATTAAAGTTGTGTTTTTCAATCAAAATTATTTACGGCAAAAAATTTCAACTGGCGGCATCATTACGGTTACCGGGAAATGGGATCGCGGTCGCCAAGTGATTGTCGGTTCGTCCGTGACGTTCGGACCGAAAACAGAACAAGTTGATTTTGAGCCTGTCTACAGCTTAAAAGGGAATATTCAGCAAAAGCGCTTCCGTAAATATATGCGCCAAGCATTGGATACCGTGAAGGATCAATTACCTGAAACATTGCCGCACTATCTGCGTGAAAACTACCAGTTGGTCAATATTCAAGAAGCGCTCGAAGGGGTACATTTCCCGCAAAGTGCAGACCATGCAAAACAGGCGCGCCGCCGCTTCGTTTATGAGGAATTACTGCAGTTCCAGCTGCGTATTCAAGCATTGAGAAAAGCGAATAAGGAAAATGAAAAAGGGATTTCCGTCCGCTTTGACCTGGAAAAATTAAAGGAATTTATTGCAACTCTGCCGTATGAATTAACAGGGGCCCAAAAGCGGGTTGTCAATGAAATATGCAAAGATTTACTGCTGCCGCAACGTATGAATCGTCTACTTCAAGGGGATGTTGGATCAGGGAAGACTGTTGTTGCGGCAATCGGTCTATATGCCGCTGTTACGGCTGGTTATCAAGGGGCTTTAATGGCTCCGACAGAAATTTTAGCCGAGCAGCATGCTGAAAACTTGCATATGTGGTTTGATCCGATCGGAGTTAAGATCGCTTTATTGTCGGGCTCCACAAAAACAAAGGCACGTCGCGAATTGTTAGCACAGCTTGTAGCAGGGGAAATCGATATTCTCATTGGGACACATGCACTTATCCAGCCAGATGTCGAATTCAAGAAGTTAGGCTTTGTCATTACGGATGAGCAACACCGGTTTGGTGTAGAACAGCGTCGTGTACTGCGTGAAAAAGGTGAAAATCCGGATGTACTGTTCATGACGGCGACACCTATTCCTCGTACATTAGCCATTACAGCCTTTGGTGAGATGGATGTTTCGATTATTGATGAATTGCCTGCAGGAAGGAAAGAAATTGAAACGCATTGGCTGAAAAAAGAGCAGCTGAACAGTGTGCTGATGCGCATGACCCAAGAACTTGAAGCAGGCCGCCAAGCCTATGTCATTGCTCCGTTAATCGAAGAGTCCGATAAACTCGATGTACAAAATGCAGTGGAAGCTTATGAACAATTAAAGGCATATTTCGGCAACCGTTTTGAAATCGGCCTGATGCACGGTCGATTGCATTCGGACGAAAAAGATGCGGTTATGCGGGCATTCAGTGATGGGGAAATTCATGTACTTGTATCGACAACTGTTGTCGAGGTTGGGGTAAACGTACCGAACGCAACGTTTATGACAATTTATGATGCCGAGCGTTTTGGTTTAGCTCAGCTTCACCAGCTGCGCGGACGTGTTGGCCGGGGAGAACATCAATCTTATTGTGTACTGATTGCCGACCCGAAAACAGATGAAGGAAAAGAACGTATGATGAGTATGACCGAGACGAATGACGGTTTCCGCCTGGCTGAAAAAGATTTGGAATTGCGCGGCTCAGGGGACTTCTTCGGCAAGCGACAAAGCGGGTTGCCGGAATTTAAATTGGCCGACCTTGTCCATGATTACCGGGCACTTGAAACAGCAAGACAGGATGCCGAAAAAATGCTCTATGATGAAGCATTTTGGCAAGATCCGGAATATGAATTTTTACGGGAGGATTTAACGGCTTCCGGCGTTCTGCAAGGAGAACGAATCGATTAA
- the sdaAB gene encoding L-serine ammonia-lyase, iron-sulfur-dependent subunit beta, giving the protein MKFTSVFDIIGPVMIGPSSSHTAGAARIGRVARDLFGRQPKWAKIYLYGSFAETYRGHGTDVAIIGGLLDYDTDDERIKTSFAEAEKAGLQFEFIPETANKEHPNTARILMGDDESEMSVEGISIGGGKIEISEVNGFKLRLTGGMPAILVVHDDRAGCIANVANCLAMHDVNIGHMEVSRIERGLTALMVIEVDQNIDQRLLEQISYIPHITKVSKINN; this is encoded by the coding sequence ATGAAGTTTACATCGGTTTTTGATATTATTGGACCTGTTATGATTGGTCCATCCTCTTCACATACAGCAGGGGCAGCACGAATTGGACGTGTTGCACGCGACTTGTTTGGACGCCAGCCAAAATGGGCGAAAATTTATTTATACGGTTCTTTTGCCGAAACATACCGCGGCCATGGAACAGATGTGGCAATTATCGGTGGCTTACTAGATTACGATACAGATGATGAACGTATTAAAACTTCTTTTGCCGAAGCAGAAAAAGCAGGCTTGCAATTTGAATTCATTCCGGAAACAGCTAATAAAGAACATCCAAATACTGCGCGGATATTGATGGGCGATGACGAATCGGAAATGAGCGTTGAAGGTATTTCAATCGGCGGCGGTAAAATTGAAATTAGTGAAGTGAACGGATTCAAGCTGCGTCTGACAGGCGGTATGCCTGCAATTTTAGTTGTGCATGATGACCGTGCAGGCTGTATTGCAAACGTGGCGAATTGTTTAGCCATGCATGATGTTAATATTGGACATATGGAAGTATCGCGTATTGAACGTGGTTTAACCGCTTTAATGGTAATTGAAGTCGATCAAAACATTGATCAGCGTCTGTTAGAGCAAATTTCATACATTCCGCATATTACGAAAGTATCGAAAATTAATAACTAA
- the plsX gene encoding phosphate acyltransferase PlsX: protein MKIAVDGMGGDNAPKAIVEGVFMALEDFPKLTIDLYGDEQKMAPYLKNHDRLTVVHCSEVVEGEDDPARAVRRKKDSSMARMLDAVAEGKADACLSAGNTGALMAGGLFKVGRIDGVARPALATTLPTMNGDGFLMLDLGANADAKPENLLQYAIMGDIYVKQVRGQKSPRIGLLNIGTEDKKGNELTKSAFTLMKEADFNFEGNVEARELLNGVADVVVTDGFTGNMVLKTIEGTAGTVFKMLKDALFATTKTKIAAALVKNDLKQLKDKMDYTEYGGAALFGLKAPVIKAHGSSNARAIYSAIRQATIMVEHKVCETITKKIEQLPKPE, encoded by the coding sequence ATGAAAATAGCAGTAGATGGTATGGGCGGAGATAACGCACCAAAAGCAATCGTGGAAGGTGTCTTCATGGCGCTTGAAGATTTTCCGAAATTAACAATTGATCTGTATGGCGATGAACAGAAAATGGCGCCTTACTTAAAGAACCATGATCGCCTGACGGTTGTTCATTGCAGTGAAGTTGTAGAGGGAGAAGATGATCCGGCACGCGCAGTACGCCGTAAAAAAGATTCTTCAATGGCACGTATGCTGGATGCAGTTGCTGAAGGAAAAGCGGACGCTTGTTTATCGGCTGGGAATACAGGTGCTTTAATGGCAGGCGGACTTTTCAAAGTAGGACGTATTGATGGGGTCGCACGTCCTGCATTAGCAACAACATTACCTACGATGAATGGTGACGGCTTCCTAATGCTTGATTTAGGGGCGAATGCAGATGCAAAACCTGAAAACTTATTACAGTACGCAATCATGGGTGATATTTATGTGAAGCAAGTACGCGGTCAAAAATCACCACGTATTGGACTATTAAATATCGGAACGGAAGATAAAAAAGGTAATGAGTTAACTAAATCGGCATTCACATTAATGAAAGAAGCGGATTTCAACTTTGAAGGTAATGTGGAAGCACGCGAATTACTGAATGGGGTCGCAGATGTTGTCGTAACGGATGGGTTTACAGGCAATATGGTGCTGAAAACAATCGAAGGTACAGCAGGCACGGTTTTCAAAATGTTGAAGGATGCATTATTTGCTACAACAAAAACAAAGATTGCTGCTGCATTAGTGAAAAACGACTTGAAGCAGTTAAAAGATAAAATGGATTATACAGAATACGGTGGTGCGGCTTTATTCGGCCTGAAAGCACCTGTTATTAAGGCGCATGGCTCTTCGAATGCACGTGCGATTTACAGTGCAATTCGTCAAGCGACAATTATGGTAGAGCATAAAGTATGCGAAACAATTACTAAAAAAATTGAGCAATTGCCAAAGCCAGAATAA
- the fapR gene encoding transcription factor FapR yields the protein MKRSKKERQSLLTEQIADNPFVTDEQLAAEFNVSVQTIRLDRMELAIPELRERIKDVAAKKYDEVKSLPLDEVIGEIIDIELDNRAISIFDVGEEHVFQRNGIARGHHLFAQANSLAVAVIDDELALTVKSNVAFVKPVRAGNRVVTKAVVKGKNPDKNRTFIEVTSSVDNELVFKGEFEMYRMKGEETT from the coding sequence ATGAAGCGTTCCAAAAAAGAGCGACAGTCGTTATTGACTGAGCAGATCGCAGACAATCCTTTCGTGACAGATGAACAATTAGCAGCTGAATTTAATGTGAGCGTTCAAACAATCCGATTGGATCGCATGGAACTCGCTATTCCGGAATTGCGTGAACGTATTAAAGATGTTGCTGCTAAAAAATATGATGAAGTAAAATCGTTGCCACTCGATGAAGTCATCGGTGAAATTATTGATATAGAGCTGGATAACCGGGCAATTTCAATATTTGATGTTGGAGAAGAGCATGTTTTCCAGCGCAATGGCATAGCGCGCGGTCACCATCTATTTGCACAGGCCAATTCTTTGGCGGTTGCAGTAATTGATGATGAGCTTGCCCTTACTGTAAAATCAAATGTAGCTTTCGTGAAACCGGTTCGAGCAGGTAATCGTGTCGTAACGAAGGCCGTTGTAAAAGGGAAAAACCCTGATAAAAACCGTACATTTATCGAAGTAACTTCTTCTGTTGATAATGAACTAGTTTTCAAAGGAGAGTTTGAAATGTATCGGATGAAAGGTGAAGAAACAACATGA
- the sdaAA gene encoding L-serine ammonia-lyase, iron-sulfur-dependent, subunit alpha, producing the protein MDVLFRSVRELVELAEREGKLISELMIEQEMLITGRSREEIFTQMDRNLTIMEEAVERGLKGVQSVTGLTGGDAVLIQNYIKKGNTLAGDLLLDAVSKAVATNEVNAAMGTICATPTAGSAGVVPGTLFAVQNKLNPTREQMIRYLFTSGAFGFIVANNASISGAEGGCQAEVGSASAMAAAAIVEMAGGTAQQSSEAFAITLKNMLGLVCDPVAGLVEVPCVKRNAMGASNSLVAADMALAGVTSRIPCDEVIGAMYRIGQAMSPNLKETARGGLAATPTGKAITHAIFEGGDLKSLLKSRVGSN; encoded by the coding sequence ATGGATGTTTTATTCCGCAGTGTTCGTGAACTGGTGGAGTTAGCTGAAAGAGAAGGAAAGCTGATTTCCGAATTGATGATTGAGCAGGAAATGTTAATTACAGGTCGCTCGCGTGAAGAAATTTTTACACAGATGGACCGTAACTTAACGATTATGGAAGAAGCGGTCGAGCGCGGCTTAAAAGGTGTACAATCCGTAACAGGCTTAACGGGTGGCGATGCTGTACTTATTCAAAATTATATTAAAAAAGGCAACACATTAGCCGGAGACCTTTTACTTGATGCTGTCAGCAAGGCGGTTGCAACAAACGAAGTGAATGCGGCAATGGGTACAATTTGTGCGACACCAACTGCTGGTTCAGCAGGAGTAGTTCCGGGGACATTGTTTGCCGTTCAAAATAAATTAAATCCGACACGTGAACAAATGATTCGCTATTTATTCACGTCCGGAGCATTCGGATTTATCGTGGCGAACAATGCTTCTATTTCAGGTGCTGAAGGCGGCTGCCAGGCGGAAGTCGGCAGTGCATCGGCAATGGCCGCTGCTGCGATTGTGGAAATGGCTGGCGGAACAGCACAGCAAAGTTCGGAAGCATTTGCCATCACGCTGAAAAATATGCTCGGATTAGTATGTGACCCTGTTGCAGGCTTAGTTGAAGTACCTTGTGTTAAACGGAATGCAATGGGTGCATCCAATTCATTAGTCGCAGCGGATATGGCTTTAGCAGGTGTGACAAGCCGTATTCCATGTGATGAGGTAATCGGCGCAATGTACCGAATCGGTCAGGCAATGAGCCCGAACTTGAAAGAAACAGCACGTGGCGGTTTGGCTGCAACACCAACGGGCAAAGCCATTACCCATGCAATCTTTGAAGGCGGAGACCTGAAAAGCCTGCTAAAATCACGTGTAGGCAGTAACTAA
- a CDS encoding diacylglycerol kinase family protein: MKKCMVIINPTSGKEKASDYEKKIIAQLHNYEVVVKETTGEKDATRFAKMACDEKYDAVILVGGDGTVNEGINGIAEQPHRPVVGIIPLGTVNDFARALDISLDPDEAIALLGGKTTKADIGKVNDYYFTNVIAIGLLAEAVGDVTMEQKTSLGSLAYLFEGVKAAIQNDTYEMEVKADGKTYKEDMMLFICVLTDSVGSFRHMNEEADKSDGLLHGFIIKSTNTLQVVGTAKNLLTGNYKDDDNIIKFNAHEMHINANEALPLNVDGDLMSQLPAKISILHNHIEFFTK; the protein is encoded by the coding sequence ATGAAAAAATGTATGGTCATCATCAATCCTACTTCAGGAAAAGAAAAGGCAAGTGACTACGAAAAGAAAATTATCGCACAATTACATAATTATGAAGTTGTCGTAAAAGAAACTACAGGTGAAAAGGATGCAACCCGTTTTGCTAAAATGGCATGCGACGAGAAATATGATGCGGTTATTTTAGTCGGGGGAGACGGTACGGTAAATGAAGGGATCAACGGCATCGCAGAACAGCCCCACCGCCCTGTTGTAGGGATCATTCCATTGGGGACGGTCAATGATTTTGCCCGTGCGTTGGATATTTCGCTTGATCCGGATGAGGCGATTGCGTTACTCGGCGGGAAAACAACAAAAGCAGATATCGGGAAAGTGAATGATTATTACTTCACGAATGTCATTGCAATCGGATTATTGGCAGAAGCGGTCGGCGATGTGACGATGGAACAAAAAACGTCGCTTGGTTCGCTCGCTTACCTATTTGAAGGTGTAAAAGCGGCTATACAAAATGACACTTATGAAATGGAAGTAAAAGCAGACGGAAAAACGTATAAAGAAGATATGATGCTCTTCATATGTGTTTTGACCGATTCAGTCGGAAGCTTCCGTCACATGAATGAAGAAGCCGATAAATCTGACGGTCTCCTGCACGGATTTATTATTAAAAGTACGAACACGCTGCAAGTGGTAGGCACAGCTAAAAACCTGCTGACAGGCAATTATAAGGACGATGACAATATTATTAAATTCAATGCACATGAAATGCATATTAACGCGAATGAAGCACTTCCGCTGAATGTTGACGGTGATTTAATGAGCCAACTTCCGGCGAAAATCTCGATTTTGCATAATCATATCGAATTTTTTACGAAATAA
- a CDS encoding VOC family protein, protein MGNMYPYFVLNGQAKEAVVLYAELFNAKSVTISTFGELPPNPENPIPPEAKDLVMNAQIELQEGQMMFSDTYPGSPQVTVGDNISIAYTSKDEQEIRYIFDGLKEGGKVVMELQETFWSKCYGQVKDKFGVLWQLSLEA, encoded by the coding sequence ATGGGAAATATGTATCCGTATTTCGTACTAAATGGACAAGCAAAAGAAGCAGTGGTGTTATATGCAGAACTGTTTAATGCCAAAAGTGTAACGATTTCAACATTCGGAGAATTACCGCCAAACCCCGAGAACCCTATTCCACCAGAAGCAAAAGATCTGGTCATGAATGCGCAAATTGAATTGCAGGAAGGTCAAATGATGTTTTCTGATACGTATCCGGGTTCTCCGCAAGTGACGGTAGGGGACAATATTAGCATTGCCTATACGTCAAAAGATGAGCAGGAAATCCGATATATCTTCGATGGTTTAAAAGAAGGCGGAAAGGTCGTAATGGAGTTACAGGAGACCTTTTGGAGCAAGTGCTACGGTCAGGTGAAAGACAAGTTCGGGGTGCTGTGGCAGCTAAGCCTTGAAGCATAA
- the fabD gene encoding ACP S-malonyltransferase, translating into MTKVAFIFPGQGSQTVGMGAEFVANDEVSKQYYERANEVLNLPLSDYMLNGPQETLTLTYHAQPALLTSGVMIANKLIEAGIAPQYTAGHSLGEYSAFVISGVIDFEDAVQTVHRRGVFMDEAVPAGQGAMAAILALDGEKLDAICQQVSAEGEVVQVANFNCPGQIVISGTKLGVDEACIRAKEAGAKRALPLVVSGPFHSSLMQKAAHNLKDTVENLPLQEPKIPVVSNVTSELLTTVEAIKEEMVAQVTSSVQWQQNIEKLIAEGVTVFIECGPGKVLSGLVKKIDRNVQTYCVYDEASLTQVVEASKEWKQWV; encoded by the coding sequence ATGACAAAAGTTGCTTTTATTTTTCCAGGACAAGGTTCACAAACTGTAGGGATGGGTGCGGAGTTTGTTGCGAATGATGAAGTAAGCAAACAGTATTATGAACGAGCAAACGAAGTGTTGAACCTTCCACTGTCGGACTATATGCTGAACGGTCCGCAAGAAACATTAACACTGACATACCATGCTCAGCCAGCTTTATTGACATCAGGGGTGATGATCGCAAACAAGCTGATTGAAGCCGGTATTGCACCGCAATATACTGCGGGACATTCATTAGGAGAATACAGTGCATTTGTCATTTCAGGAGTAATTGATTTTGAAGATGCAGTTCAAACAGTTCATAGACGGGGTGTATTTATGGACGAGGCAGTACCTGCAGGTCAAGGAGCAATGGCAGCTATATTGGCGTTAGATGGAGAAAAGCTGGACGCCATTTGCCAACAAGTATCCGCTGAAGGAGAAGTCGTTCAAGTGGCGAACTTCAACTGTCCGGGCCAAATTGTGATTTCAGGGACGAAACTAGGTGTTGACGAGGCATGTATAAGAGCGAAGGAAGCGGGAGCAAAACGAGCTTTACCATTAGTCGTGAGCGGTCCTTTCCATAGTTCATTAATGCAGAAAGCGGCACATAATTTAAAAGATACAGTAGAAAATTTACCATTGCAGGAACCAAAAATTCCGGTAGTGAGCAATGTAACTTCAGAGCTTTTAACAACGGTGGAAGCAATTAAAGAAGAAATGGTTGCCCAAGTAACAAGCTCTGTACAATGGCAGCAAAACATTGAAAAGCTTATTGCTGAAGGGGTAACAGTCTTTATCGAATGCGGACCTGGAAAAGTATTATCAGGCTTAGTGAAAAAAATCGACCGCAATGTACAAACTTACTGTGTATATGATGAGGCGAGTTTAACACAAGTTGTTGAGGCATCAAAGGAGTGGAAACAATGGGTTTAA